From a single Streptomyces sp. NBC_00377 genomic region:
- a CDS encoding LysM peptidoglycan-binding domain-containing protein, with product MATFHVTVDHPDPDTQDITTTYLGTVDQAHIDRVRAIAALPGSARHVKEHPRHEGAFMVLRDDGDLDVYEPTEPATGPLPKIRPTLIDAAHPTSGPAYIDGVTRFGDQRIGGPMDTPLEPPRAVWHTTESPAGGDYFTSIAAYLMRAGVEPQVIYCPVTDRLGQFGPLNLSARALKNDGTKRTNRIGKVCIQIEVLGRAQAPWTKGFDPKAKPNFQRLLTAIRAHGIPDVWPVGAPPATAALATERPRTTWENKGGHYGHSQIPGQDHWDPGAIDTGIVPGSPRSADGGASPDTGSGTYTVRAGDTLTSIAAAHRTTVAALLSLNGIKNADDITVGQRLRLPTTGPANPTAPLYEPFPGTAFFHPGRRSPLVTALGRRLVELGFGKHYTSGPGPAWTEADRLNTADFQRSRPGLAGDADGIPGPRTWAALKIPKL from the coding sequence ATGGCCACCTTCCACGTCACGGTCGACCACCCGGACCCCGACACCCAGGACATCACCACCACCTATCTGGGCACCGTCGACCAGGCCCACATCGACCGGGTACGCGCCATCGCCGCCCTCCCCGGCTCCGCGCGCCACGTCAAGGAACACCCCCGGCACGAGGGCGCCTTCATGGTCCTGCGCGACGACGGCGACCTGGACGTCTACGAGCCCACCGAACCGGCCACCGGCCCGCTGCCGAAGATCCGCCCCACCCTGATCGACGCGGCGCACCCCACCTCGGGCCCGGCGTACATCGACGGCGTGACCCGGTTCGGCGACCAGCGCATCGGAGGGCCGATGGACACCCCGCTGGAGCCGCCGCGTGCCGTGTGGCACACCACCGAGTCCCCGGCCGGCGGCGACTACTTCACGTCCATCGCCGCCTACCTGATGCGCGCCGGGGTGGAACCGCAGGTGATCTACTGCCCTGTCACGGACCGGCTGGGCCAGTTCGGGCCCTTGAACCTGTCGGCCAGGGCGCTGAAGAACGACGGCACGAAGCGCACGAACCGAATCGGCAAGGTCTGCATCCAGATCGAGGTGCTGGGACGTGCGCAAGCTCCGTGGACGAAGGGGTTCGACCCGAAGGCCAAGCCGAACTTCCAGCGGCTGCTCACCGCAATACGCGCGCACGGCATCCCGGACGTGTGGCCCGTCGGTGCCCCGCCGGCCACCGCGGCCCTCGCGACGGAGCGTCCCAGAACCACCTGGGAGAACAAGGGCGGCCACTACGGGCACTCCCAGATCCCCGGCCAGGACCACTGGGACCCCGGGGCCATAGACACCGGGATCGTGCCGGGCAGCCCCCGCTCCGCCGACGGGGGAGCCTCCCCGGACACCGGATCCGGTACCTACACCGTGCGGGCGGGCGACACCCTGACCTCCATCGCGGCCGCACACCGGACCACCGTGGCTGCTCTGCTGTCCCTCAACGGCATCAAGAACGCCGACGACATCACCGTGGGCCAGAGACTGAGACTGCCGACGACGGGCCCGGCGAATCCGACGGCACCGCTGTACGAGCCGTTTCCCGGGACGGCGTTCTTCCATCCCGGCCGCCGCAGCCCCCTCGTCACCGCCCTCGGCAGACGCCTGGTGGAACTCGGCTTCGGCAAGCACTACACCTCCGGTCCCGGCCCTGCATGGACGGAAGCGGACAGGCTCAACACCGCCGACTTCCAGCGCTCCCGGCCCGGACTCGCGGGCGACGCGGACGGGATCCCGGGCCCCAGGACGTGGGCCGCGCTGAAGATCCCGAAACTCTGA
- a CDS encoding LamG domain-containing protein, protein MTANLVLHWHLDALTSNNQVTDSSDNHLAGTVAGKPGTRPDDRFGSVLAFDGTTVQVTGAETPLLKLGAYTVEAWVNPSAKRAARVGLVAKAQGDFAVVLDADGTLRHRFATTGKPGDGHATAPGAVATDSWHHVACVNDGHTARIYVDGVKASEYAFTGDRATAQSPLLAGTDGTGRYTGLLSHVRIYDNALSQAEIQRDMADDEASLAAFVRAHPLDFALLDVDQQPVLFIDDNPAGQPMILRLTNTSRQDIELRTLAGPVSATEHHVALRLRPGTITAPPEPAVAASEWTLLRAPDPATGGTVLYLGAPKAMVIGRGTSFDVALKGLAADGGRGTRGTRVELTHQRMRYAGEQSELTGQRTAFLDIVNRRGRRDIPLAIGFVGGNRVLSDGVTPNTLSFRIANRSRDTSLSLAGASFTLSYDLQEAGETHEWALTSAGTAAGTTLDGLKASGVGSDWTIASERLGQRVEWTLTPQSATAFGPDGTLVVKLSQVIAVPSLGLAPIVVGYRNVPGYQDGSVTLFAEKSPLLYSQQNTGVGTVTPEARLHIVNANQDANGNTLVLGPTNQSNLRLGYHQNYSWAQSHGSKPLALNPFGNNVGIGTTAPGSRLTVSADAEHLQLRRESNAGGGKRLYLELFQEGGPSTVYPSLRFHHGGSFWHRVEGRPEGLMFKTGDLNSDDFSDVFVQTAVVKGLRSGLPANTPLVADTGSGHLQVRRQNATADTVDGKALYLELFQDSTSPMTFPVLRFHQHQRFWHRIEARQEGFTFKTGDLNSDDFSNVYANTAVVNSLQIGGVTIGAGELQILKKLADGHLEFDLRNVVHDEYAFAGFNFIGDNRRAMATWATKGERVTQGRWQISFPG, encoded by the coding sequence ATGACGGCCAACCTGGTGCTGCACTGGCACCTGGACGCCCTGACCTCGAACAACCAGGTCACGGACAGCTCCGACAACCATCTGGCCGGCACCGTCGCCGGGAAGCCGGGGACACGCCCTGACGACCGGTTCGGCAGCGTACTGGCGTTCGACGGCACCACCGTCCAGGTGACCGGTGCCGAGACACCACTACTGAAACTCGGCGCGTACACGGTCGAGGCATGGGTCAACCCGTCGGCCAAGAGGGCCGCACGGGTGGGCCTCGTGGCGAAGGCGCAGGGCGACTTCGCCGTCGTACTCGACGCGGACGGCACGCTCAGGCACCGGTTCGCCACCACAGGGAAGCCCGGCGACGGGCACGCCACCGCGCCCGGGGCCGTAGCGACGGACTCATGGCACCACGTGGCCTGCGTCAACGACGGGCACACCGCCCGTATCTATGTCGACGGGGTCAAGGCGAGCGAGTACGCGTTCACCGGTGACCGGGCCACCGCCCAGAGCCCGCTGCTGGCCGGCACGGACGGGACGGGCCGGTACACCGGGCTGCTGTCCCACGTACGGATCTACGACAACGCGCTCAGCCAGGCCGAGATCCAGCGGGACATGGCCGACGACGAGGCGTCGCTGGCCGCGTTCGTACGGGCGCATCCGCTGGACTTCGCCCTGCTCGACGTGGACCAGCAGCCGGTGCTGTTCATCGACGACAACCCCGCAGGGCAGCCGATGATCCTGCGGCTGACCAACACCTCCCGGCAGGACATCGAGCTGCGGACCCTGGCGGGCCCGGTGTCGGCCACCGAGCACCACGTCGCGCTGCGGCTGCGCCCGGGCACCATCACGGCCCCGCCCGAACCGGCCGTCGCCGCGTCCGAGTGGACGCTGCTGCGGGCCCCGGACCCGGCGACCGGCGGAACGGTGCTGTATCTGGGGGCGCCCAAGGCCATGGTCATCGGACGGGGCACGTCCTTCGACGTGGCGCTGAAGGGGCTGGCGGCCGACGGGGGCCGCGGGACCCGTGGCACCCGGGTGGAGCTGACGCACCAGCGGATGCGGTACGCGGGTGAGCAGAGCGAACTGACCGGGCAGCGCACCGCGTTCCTCGACATCGTCAACCGGCGGGGCCGCCGTGACATCCCGCTCGCGATCGGGTTCGTCGGCGGAAACCGGGTGCTCAGCGACGGCGTCACACCGAACACCCTGAGTTTCCGCATCGCCAACCGGTCGAGGGACACCTCACTCTCCCTGGCCGGCGCCTCGTTCACGCTCTCGTACGACCTTCAGGAGGCCGGCGAGACCCACGAGTGGGCGCTGACGAGCGCGGGTACGGCGGCCGGCACGACGCTGGACGGCCTGAAGGCCAGCGGGGTCGGTTCCGACTGGACGATCGCCTCGGAGAGACTCGGGCAGCGCGTCGAATGGACGCTGACCCCCCAGTCGGCCACCGCGTTCGGGCCCGACGGGACGCTGGTGGTCAAGCTGTCCCAGGTGATCGCGGTTCCGTCGCTCGGCCTGGCGCCGATCGTCGTCGGCTACCGCAACGTGCCGGGGTACCAGGACGGCTCGGTGACCCTGTTCGCCGAGAAGTCGCCGCTGCTGTACAGCCAGCAGAACACCGGTGTCGGCACCGTCACGCCCGAGGCGAGGCTGCACATCGTCAACGCCAACCAGGACGCGAACGGAAACACCCTCGTCCTCGGTCCCACCAACCAGTCGAACCTGCGGCTCGGTTACCACCAGAACTACAGCTGGGCGCAGTCGCACGGCTCGAAGCCGCTGGCCCTCAACCCGTTCGGCAACAACGTCGGCATCGGCACCACGGCACCGGGCTCCAGGCTCACGGTCAGTGCCGACGCCGAACACCTGCAACTGCGCCGGGAGTCGAACGCGGGCGGCGGCAAGCGGCTCTACCTCGAACTGTTCCAGGAGGGCGGCCCCAGCACGGTCTACCCCTCGCTGCGTTTCCATCACGGCGGCAGTTTCTGGCACCGCGTCGAGGGCAGGCCCGAGGGGCTCATGTTCAAGACCGGCGACCTCAACAGCGACGATTTCTCCGACGTGTTCGTCCAGACCGCCGTGGTGAAGGGCCTGCGCAGCGGGCTGCCCGCGAACACGCCGCTCGTCGCTGACACCGGCAGCGGGCACCTCCAGGTGCGCCGGCAGAACGCGACGGCCGACACCGTCGACGGGAAGGCGCTGTACCTGGAGCTGTTCCAGGACAGCACGAGTCCCATGACCTTCCCGGTGCTGCGTTTCCACCAGCACCAACGCTTCTGGCACCGCATCGAGGCCAGGCAGGAAGGGTTCACGTTCAAGACCGGCGACCTCAACAGCGACGACTTCTCCAACGTGTACGCCAACACCGCGGTCGTGAACAGCCTCCAGATCGGTGGCGTCACCATCGGCGCCGGCGAACTCCAGATCCTGAAGAAACTGGCGGACGGGCACCTGGAGTTCGACCTGCGGAACGTGGTGCACGACGAATACGCCTTCGCCGGCTTCAACTTCATCGGCGACAACCGGCGCGCCATGGCCACCTGGGCCACCAAGGGCGAGCGGGTGACCCAAGGACGCTGGCAGATCTCCTTCCCGGGATGA
- a CDS encoding MmcQ/YjbR family DNA-binding protein, which translates to MPDAEDVRRIALSLPDTTEKISWSMPTFRVAGKMFATLPEEETSLAVRCPKEERDELVLAEPGKFWIADHEAQFAWVRARLAALEDEDELRDILTDSWRQAAPPRLLDAYPGLGSTHGD; encoded by the coding sequence ATGCCGGACGCCGAAGACGTACGCCGTATCGCCCTGTCCCTGCCGGACACCACGGAGAAGATCTCCTGGAGCATGCCCACCTTCCGGGTCGCGGGGAAGATGTTCGCCACGCTGCCCGAGGAGGAGACCTCCCTCGCGGTGCGCTGCCCCAAGGAGGAGCGCGACGAGCTGGTGCTCGCCGAGCCGGGGAAGTTCTGGATCGCCGACCACGAGGCCCAGTTCGCCTGGGTGCGGGCCCGCCTCGCCGCCCTGGAGGACGAGGACGAGCTGCGGGACATCCTCACCGACTCATGGCGTCAGGCGGCCCCGCCGCGTCTGCTGGACGCGTACCCGGGGCTGGGGTCGACCCACGGGGACTGA
- a CDS encoding ATP-binding cassette domain-containing protein translates to MRHGAGSKAQTLICRLQLESCATHRTDPHVGVSGSGKTTLVRAIVGLQAATGGTILLDGTALGSGLRGRDREQRHRVQLVTQLSAVGASG, encoded by the coding sequence ATGCGCCATGGAGCGGGCAGTAAGGCGCAAACGCTCATTTGTCGCTTACAGCTCGAGAGTTGCGCCACTCACCGTACAGACCCGCATGTAGGCGTTTCGGGCTCCGGCAAGACCACCTTGGTCCGCGCGATCGTCGGACTGCAAGCGGCTACCGGTGGCACGATCCTCCTCGACGGCACCGCGCTCGGCAGCGGCCTGCGCGGTCGCGACCGGGAACAGCGGCACCGGGTCCAACTCGTGACGCAGCTCTCGGCTGTCGGTGCGTCGGGCTGA
- a CDS encoding DUF6603 domain-containing protein, which translates to MTPDEIRNAVQETGTGIDIAVAALTHVGDLFTSFFPEGHLTLSPVTARTETADGVRVTGTGASGPFTGMALDVTFTAAPDSVRVVVRATGAPDWTFSQAFPPLRHSIFDTLRFKSPVLVLDSAATAMTFGGLLLITTPMAPLDLLMPGVTHTLTGEITMVGGPAELPFPTTAVPNILLYGPEGRTLDLGLFALSQLRYEITSDPVFDYDGIDWSARSSITVTAAVPVTVAGKRHDVLIFTEIVGWGDSMLFSGDFRELGGLTLADVAGFTGQAALPVPFGLSVIKPVLLTDVRVRVTPATLSVDYVSLKLEIEEEWTVVPDLMDLQAIDLTFRVDRPFSSPRVSGVLSGLFGIGENGTLEISADFGVGTLGGALRAGDGPLSMREVYTDLTGVDPAPVPDLSVVKFDLGLTLPDKSPTAPREAAYHAFLELTGEWRLADSLSLTDVMFAVQHAEDNTAFKALAIFRIGGVVLKTSAAYDPVRQWQFTGETDPGQQIQIGRLFQDIADRFGAIALPAPIAQLVIENLGMEVSTGTGRLFLTGEALFPLDTAEVDVTLAIDTGQRSLTAALAATVPTARGPFRPRFDLRFAQQPTASLFTAAYSHAAGDPVPALKDLVAALLPSAAAFVPDGLTVDLKDAFLAVDGPKYLFGADLALTVDLSHLPVVGDHLGAGEMGFDPLRLVAASAALAAAEVAAVNAMLPDQVAKLPDGDLAAGFLISGLLKLGALEKPLALPVAGAGTQPTTPTTPVPDKSTQSADSALWYKVQRSFGPIHIQRVGVRYDHPPGQSAELAVLLDASISAAGLTLTLTGLEAGVALSDPAAMPSFGLAGLDLAYASGPVEIGGSFLKNTVEFEGATYPAYGGAATIRTADFSIGAIGSYLQLPQGPSLFVYAFLDKPIGGPAFFFVRGLAAGFGYNRRLIPPAVDRLAEFPLIADVVGGSSPATDVGGQLQRLNDSLPPSPGDVFLMFGIRFTSFEMVDSFLLLSAGFGHRFELNMMGLSTLVLPASDAGAAGVTPVAEVQLALRGTFVPDDGFFSIAAQLTPNSYLLSRDCKLTGGFAFSTWFAGPNSGDFVLSVGGYHPHFTVPAHYPVAPRLGFNWQVNSHLQLTGSAYFALTPAALMAGGSLSATWHDGSLQAWFDASMDFLIAWQPYHYEASAHISVGASYTFSFFGSHTISAHVGADVEFWGPDFGGRAHIDLSIISFTISFGASGSAAPAPMPWDRFRATLLPPAEEITTVALGGGALAPGGGTDLGVVDPHGLVLVTDSVVPSTRAVHGPDGQDRTLPTGTAGTAFGVSPMGVASTTATHRIEITKDGKPMDDLFAFEPVAKQLPSALWGSEFGASLNRPQLVGELLTGYTVRPLPPTEPSVSPTLPSAALQSATPLFTEPDAIRWASAEPDRVLVQDAAAITGALHDPAVATARASLIDAVLGGASIDLAGFGADQFLEVPQVVTHG; encoded by the coding sequence ATGACCCCCGACGAGATCAGGAACGCGGTGCAAGAGACCGGCACCGGGATCGATATCGCGGTAGCCGCGCTGACCCACGTCGGCGACCTCTTCACGTCGTTCTTCCCCGAGGGTCATCTCACCCTGTCCCCGGTGACGGCCCGCACGGAAACCGCCGACGGGGTGAGGGTGACGGGCACCGGTGCCTCCGGACCCTTCACCGGCATGGCCCTGGATGTGACCTTCACCGCCGCGCCGGACTCCGTGCGCGTCGTGGTGCGCGCCACCGGTGCCCCCGACTGGACGTTCTCGCAGGCGTTCCCGCCTCTGCGCCACTCGATCTTCGACACCCTGCGGTTCAAGTCGCCGGTACTGGTCCTGGACTCGGCCGCCACCGCCATGACCTTCGGCGGCCTCCTGCTCATCACCACACCGATGGCGCCGCTGGACCTGCTGATGCCGGGAGTCACCCACACCCTCACCGGGGAGATCACCATGGTGGGCGGGCCGGCGGAACTCCCCTTCCCGACGACCGCCGTGCCGAACATCCTGCTGTACGGGCCGGAGGGACGGACGCTCGACCTGGGCCTGTTCGCCCTCTCCCAACTGCGCTACGAGATCACCTCGGACCCCGTCTTCGACTACGACGGCATCGACTGGTCGGCACGGAGTTCGATCACCGTGACCGCGGCCGTACCGGTCACCGTGGCCGGAAAGCGGCATGACGTGCTCATCTTCACGGAGATCGTCGGCTGGGGCGACAGCATGCTGTTCTCGGGGGATTTCCGCGAACTCGGCGGCCTCACCCTCGCGGACGTGGCCGGATTCACCGGCCAGGCCGCCCTGCCGGTCCCCTTCGGCCTCTCCGTCATCAAGCCGGTGCTGCTCACCGACGTCCGGGTGCGGGTCACCCCGGCCACCCTGTCGGTCGACTACGTCAGCCTGAAGCTGGAGATCGAGGAGGAGTGGACGGTCGTCCCGGACCTGATGGATCTTCAGGCGATCGACCTGACCTTCCGGGTCGACCGGCCGTTCTCGTCCCCGCGGGTGTCCGGAGTCCTCTCCGGTCTGTTCGGCATCGGCGAGAACGGCACCCTGGAGATCAGCGCCGATTTCGGTGTCGGCACGCTGGGCGGCGCGCTGCGCGCGGGCGACGGCCCGCTGAGCATGCGTGAGGTCTACACCGACCTCACCGGCGTCGATCCGGCCCCGGTGCCGGACCTGTCCGTGGTCAAGTTCGACCTGGGTCTGACCCTGCCGGACAAGAGTCCCACGGCACCCCGCGAAGCCGCCTACCACGCCTTCCTGGAACTGACCGGTGAATGGCGGCTGGCGGACTCGCTCTCGCTGACCGACGTGATGTTCGCCGTCCAGCACGCGGAGGACAACACCGCCTTCAAAGCGCTGGCGATATTCAGGATCGGCGGGGTCGTCCTCAAGACCTCCGCAGCATACGACCCCGTCCGCCAATGGCAGTTCACCGGCGAGACCGACCCCGGCCAGCAGATCCAGATCGGGAGGCTGTTCCAGGACATCGCCGACCGATTCGGCGCGATCGCCCTGCCCGCGCCGATCGCCCAGCTCGTCATCGAGAACCTCGGCATGGAGGTGTCCACCGGTACCGGACGCCTCTTCCTCACCGGCGAGGCGCTGTTCCCCCTCGACACCGCCGAGGTGGACGTGACGCTCGCGATCGACACCGGGCAGCGGAGCCTCACCGCCGCGCTGGCCGCGACGGTACCGACGGCTCGCGGGCCCTTCAGGCCCCGGTTCGACCTGAGGTTCGCGCAACAGCCGACGGCGAGCTTGTTCACCGCCGCCTACAGCCATGCGGCCGGTGACCCGGTTCCCGCGCTGAAGGACCTGGTCGCAGCCCTGCTGCCGTCCGCCGCCGCCTTCGTCCCGGACGGGCTGACCGTGGACCTGAAGGACGCCTTCCTCGCCGTCGACGGACCGAAGTACCTGTTCGGCGCCGATCTGGCGCTCACGGTCGACCTGTCGCACCTGCCGGTCGTCGGCGACCATCTCGGCGCGGGCGAGATGGGCTTCGATCCGCTCCGGCTGGTCGCGGCCTCCGCCGCCCTGGCCGCGGCCGAGGTCGCCGCCGTCAACGCGATGCTGCCGGACCAGGTGGCCAAGCTCCCCGACGGGGACCTGGCCGCCGGTTTCCTGATCAGCGGCCTGCTGAAGCTCGGCGCCCTGGAAAAGCCCCTGGCTCTGCCGGTGGCGGGGGCGGGCACCCAGCCCACGACACCCACCACACCCGTACCCGACAAGTCGACGCAGAGCGCCGACAGCGCCCTCTGGTACAAGGTGCAGCGGTCCTTCGGGCCGATCCACATCCAGCGGGTGGGCGTGCGGTACGACCATCCGCCCGGCCAGAGCGCCGAACTCGCCGTACTGCTGGACGCCTCGATCTCGGCGGCCGGGCTGACCCTCACCCTGACCGGCCTGGAGGCGGGCGTCGCGCTGTCCGACCCGGCCGCGATGCCGTCCTTCGGGCTGGCGGGACTCGATCTCGCGTACGCCTCGGGGCCGGTGGAGATCGGCGGCTCGTTCCTGAAGAACACCGTCGAGTTCGAGGGCGCGACCTACCCGGCGTACGGCGGGGCGGCGACCATCCGTACCGCCGACTTCTCCATCGGCGCGATCGGGTCCTACCTCCAGCTCCCGCAGGGCCCCTCCCTGTTCGTGTACGCCTTCCTCGACAAGCCGATCGGCGGGCCGGCGTTCTTCTTCGTGCGTGGGCTGGCCGCGGGCTTCGGCTACAACCGCAGGCTGATCCCGCCCGCTGTGGACCGGCTCGCCGAGTTCCCGCTGATCGCCGACGTGGTCGGGGGCAGCTCGCCCGCCACCGACGTGGGCGGGCAGTTGCAGCGGCTGAACGATTCGCTGCCGCCGTCGCCCGGTGACGTATTCCTGATGTTCGGGATCCGGTTCACCTCGTTCGAGATGGTCGACTCCTTCCTGCTCCTGTCGGCCGGCTTCGGTCACCGGTTCGAGCTGAACATGATGGGGTTGTCGACGCTGGTCCTGCCGGCGTCGGACGCGGGCGCGGCGGGCGTCACACCGGTCGCCGAGGTGCAACTGGCGCTGCGCGGCACCTTCGTACCCGACGACGGGTTCTTCTCGATCGCCGCCCAGCTCACCCCGAACTCCTATCTGCTGTCCCGGGACTGCAAGCTGACCGGCGGCTTCGCGTTCAGCACCTGGTTCGCGGGGCCGAACAGCGGTGACTTCGTCCTGAGCGTCGGCGGCTACCACCCGCACTTCACCGTGCCCGCGCACTACCCGGTGGCACCGCGGCTCGGCTTCAACTGGCAGGTGAACTCGCACCTGCAGCTCACCGGCAGCGCCTACTTCGCGCTGACCCCCGCGGCACTGATGGCGGGCGGCAGCCTCAGCGCGACCTGGCACGACGGCTCGCTGCAGGCATGGTTCGACGCGTCGATGGACTTCCTCATCGCGTGGCAGCCGTACCACTACGAGGCGTCCGCGCACATCTCGGTCGGCGCCTCGTACACGTTCTCGTTCTTCGGCAGCCACACCATCAGCGCCCACGTGGGCGCGGACGTGGAGTTCTGGGGCCCGGACTTCGGCGGTCGCGCCCATATCGACCTGAGCATCATCTCGTTCACCATCTCCTTCGGCGCCTCGGGCTCCGCCGCGCCCGCCCCCATGCCGTGGGACAGGTTCCGGGCGACTCTGCTCCCGCCCGCCGAGGAGATCACCACCGTCGCGCTGGGCGGCGGAGCGCTGGCCCCGGGCGGCGGCACCGACCTCGGTGTGGTCGACCCGCACGGCCTGGTGCTGGTCACCGACTCGGTCGTCCCCAGCACGCGCGCGGTGCACGGCCCGGACGGTCAGGACCGGACGCTGCCGACAGGCACCGCCGGTACGGCCTTCGGGGTCAGCCCGATGGGCGTGGCGTCCACGACCGCGACACACCGGATCGAGATCACCAAAGACGGCAAGCCGATGGACGACCTGTTCGCCTTCGAACCCGTCGCCAAGCAACTCCCGTCGGCGCTCTGGGGAAGCGAGTTCGGTGCCTCCCTCAACCGGCCGCAGCTCGTGGGAGAGCTGCTCACCGGCTATACGGTACGACCGCTGCCGCCGACGGAGCCGTCCGTCTCGCCCACCCTCCCCAGCGCCGCGCTGCAGAGCGCGACCCCCCTGTTCACCGAACCGGACGCGATCCGCTGGGCGTCCGCGGAACCGGACCGCGTCCTCGTGCAGGACGCCGCCGCGATCACCGGCGCGCTGCACGACCCCGCCGTGGCGACGGCCCGCGCGTCCCTGATCGACGCGGTGCTCGGCGGCGCTTCGATCGACCTCGCCGGATTCGGCGCCGACCAGTTCCTGGAGGTCCCGCAGGTGGTCACCCATGGCTGA
- a CDS encoding ComEC/Rec2 family competence protein produces the protein MEAARKKAAADELEAKRLKDLRDRPPAPPGNRGDGSLHVAFIRVGQGDCAVMSTPRGTVIMFDCGSDSMEDEAKFRFQSRVRKVLTGPKFLGTSNKVDILILTHPDTDHYNKLQSVLPPSCEIEKCYHSAPRSMYSADQTSAFLARTTADSAVLEVVVNDDRNPKRPVPGEISLNGIPVAAAVEDSDPEKRITVDRLDGKGGILIVDEENCKVSIVAAGVQHNYRNDSSNETNRGSIVTLVKANGVKLLMCGDATTNTEQFLINTAEDRLTDLTLVQAGHHGSINTSSSQDFIDMVNPIAVVASAGKLIPMHHLPSKEVITRYDDKLSAEKRATTGNHETFCWAPAALKSYVDDSVWTEQQVYTTGSYDTVYQTFPAAT, from the coding sequence TTGGAGGCGGCGCGGAAAAAAGCGGCGGCCGACGAGTTGGAAGCGAAGCGTCTGAAAGACCTGCGTGATCGTCCTCCCGCCCCGCCCGGCAACCGGGGCGACGGCAGTCTGCACGTCGCCTTCATCAGGGTCGGCCAGGGTGACTGTGCCGTGATGTCGACGCCCAGAGGCACAGTCATCATGTTCGACTGCGGCTCGGACAGCATGGAGGACGAAGCGAAATTCAGATTCCAAAGCAGGGTGAGAAAGGTCCTGACCGGCCCGAAGTTCCTCGGCACGTCGAACAAGGTCGACATCCTGATCCTCACCCATCCCGACACCGACCACTACAACAAGCTCCAGTCGGTGCTGCCGCCGAGTTGCGAAATCGAGAAGTGCTATCACAGCGCTCCTCGGAGCATGTACAGCGCGGATCAGACCAGTGCCTTCCTGGCCAGGACAACGGCCGACAGCGCGGTCCTGGAAGTAGTGGTCAACGACGACCGGAACCCGAAGCGTCCTGTGCCCGGTGAGATCAGCCTCAACGGGATCCCTGTCGCGGCCGCGGTCGAGGATTCGGATCCGGAGAAGAGAATCACCGTCGACCGGCTGGACGGGAAGGGCGGCATCCTCATCGTGGACGAGGAGAACTGCAAGGTGTCGATCGTGGCCGCCGGTGTCCAGCACAACTACCGCAACGACTCCAGTAACGAGACGAACCGGGGCAGCATCGTGACGCTCGTCAAAGCCAACGGCGTGAAGCTGCTGATGTGCGGCGACGCGACGACCAACACCGAACAGTTCCTCATCAACACGGCCGAGGACAGGCTGACGGACTTGACCCTCGTCCAGGCCGGTCACCACGGCAGCATCAACACATCGTCCTCCCAGGATTTCATCGACATGGTGAACCCGATCGCCGTCGTCGCGAGCGCCGGAAAGTTGATTCCCATGCACCATCTGCCGAGCAAGGAAGTGATCACGCGCTACGACGACAAGCTCTCGGCCGAAAAGCGCGCCACGACCGGCAACCATGAGACGTTCTGCTGGGCACCCGCCGCACTCAAGAGCTACGTCGACGACAGCGTCTGGACCGAGCAACAGGTGTACACCACCGGCTCCTACGACACCGTTTACCAGACCTTCCCGGCCGCCACATGA